A window of the bacterium genome harbors these coding sequences:
- a CDS encoding TOMM precursor leader peptide-binding protein, which translates to MPALQSHVTRIPRFKSHLNVRISPPDLVFFLQESGYRAIQGRLPYLIAPLIDGKRSVSQIATLLNGKVSAEEVEWGILLLEAEGHVIRTKHGSHFSAQNNEVQVVCFGNLPLQRAESILSGIGFRISANAKFSVVLVDDYLCEDLEEFNRNAILTGKQWLIAKPVGQILWIGPLFSSPRTGCWRCLAERLKEKHRVENFLRQHGEEFVQHEAPPVSLLAFDIALNLASLEILKKEIDNRLLTFDVPNSKLEKHSVARRADCIDCGVPTQKFPSPIVLKKHKDRTPSIEQTFQKYERHISFRTGIVDQMQSYSNGLIHSVAADHLFVQDLPKKDLLQKGLTHKSWGKGRTLQQAKTGALCEALERYSGLFRGNEFRIRKSYNEIRDKAIPVNNCANFSDEQFKNREKWNRLRSDHDWIPVPLDPRKEIEWTPVWSLTSKIFKYLPTAYCYYGYRLPSDHYFCRADSNGNAAGNTLDEAILNGFLEIVERDSAALWWYNRADRPAVDLESFDQPYIHELRNSYSDNRRDLWVLDITSDFEIPCFVALSATKESVRPEFFLGLGAHFDPLIALTRALTEMNQLLLIRLYGGRKESTWRKIADESYLRPNPALPQKAFKNYPRVNGDVKTCIRLARQRGLEILVLDQTRPDVELPVAKTIVPGMRQAWARFAKGRLYDVPVQLGWLQKPLKENQLNRNRFLI; encoded by the coding sequence ATGCCGGCGTTACAAAGCCACGTGACTCGAATTCCCAGGTTCAAAAGCCATCTTAATGTTCGAATCAGTCCACCCGATCTCGTTTTTTTTCTGCAGGAATCCGGTTATCGCGCGATCCAAGGTCGCCTACCCTACCTGATTGCTCCGTTGATCGATGGAAAAAGATCCGTTTCCCAAATCGCGACTCTACTGAATGGAAAGGTTAGCGCTGAGGAGGTTGAATGGGGGATTTTATTACTGGAAGCGGAAGGCCACGTGATCAGAACAAAACACGGTTCACACTTCAGCGCTCAGAACAACGAAGTCCAAGTCGTTTGTTTTGGTAATCTGCCGCTCCAAAGGGCCGAATCCATTTTGAGTGGCATAGGCTTTCGGATTTCTGCGAATGCAAAGTTCAGTGTTGTTCTGGTAGATGACTATCTATGCGAAGATCTGGAAGAATTCAATCGAAACGCCATCCTGACTGGCAAACAATGGTTGATTGCAAAACCTGTGGGCCAGATTTTATGGATTGGCCCTCTCTTTTCGTCTCCTCGCACTGGATGTTGGAGATGTTTAGCAGAACGACTCAAAGAGAAACATCGTGTGGAAAATTTCCTGAGACAACACGGTGAGGAATTTGTCCAGCATGAGGCTCCTCCTGTTTCTCTTTTGGCTTTTGATATCGCTTTGAACCTCGCGTCGCTTGAAATACTGAAAAAGGAAATCGATAACAGACTCCTGACATTCGATGTACCGAACAGCAAGCTGGAAAAACATTCTGTGGCGCGACGTGCTGATTGCATCGATTGCGGAGTTCCCACTCAAAAATTTCCATCGCCAATCGTTCTAAAGAAACACAAGGATCGCACACCTTCTATTGAACAGACTTTCCAAAAATACGAACGCCACATCAGTTTTCGAACCGGTATAGTGGACCAGATGCAATCCTATTCAAACGGCTTGATCCATTCTGTGGCTGCCGATCATCTGTTTGTGCAGGACCTCCCCAAAAAGGATCTATTGCAAAAAGGTCTGACCCATAAAAGCTGGGGCAAAGGAAGAACGCTTCAACAGGCAAAAACTGGAGCTCTTTGCGAAGCGCTCGAACGGTATTCCGGTTTGTTTCGTGGAAACGAATTCCGAATCAGAAAAAGTTACAACGAGATTCGTGACAAAGCGATTCCCGTTAACAACTGCGCCAACTTCAGTGACGAGCAATTCAAGAATCGTGAGAAATGGAACCGGTTGCGCTCAGATCATGATTGGATTCCTGTGCCATTGGATCCGCGAAAGGAAATCGAATGGACACCCGTTTGGTCCTTAACCAGCAAAATCTTCAAATATCTTCCCACGGCCTATTGTTATTACGGATATCGTTTGCCGTCCGATCATTATTTTTGCCGAGCCGATTCGAACGGAAACGCAGCGGGCAATACACTGGACGAAGCGATCCTGAATGGATTCCTCGAAATAGTCGAACGCGATTCTGCTGCATTGTGGTGGTACAACCGCGCTGATAGACCTGCGGTCGACCTGGAGAGTTTCGATCAGCCTTATATTCATGAGCTTCGGAATTCCTATTCAGATAACAGGCGGGACCTCTGGGTGCTTGACATAACGAGCGACTTCGAAATCCCGTGCTTTGTTGCGCTTTCAGCAACGAAAGAAAGCGTCAGGCCGGAGTTCTTCCTTGGTCTGGGAGCTCATTTCGATCCATTGATTGCCTTGACGCGCGCACTTACAGAAATGAATCAACTGCTTTTGATCCGGTTGTACGGCGGCCGCAAAGAATCAACCTGGCGAAAAATTGCGGATGAGTCTTACCTGAGACCGAATCCGGCACTGCCTCAGAAAGCATTCAAGAATTATCCACGAGTCAATGGTGACGTCAAAACTTGCATCAGGCTTGCAAGACAACGTGGTTTAGAAATTCTTGTACTGGACCAAACAAGGCCGGACGTAGAACTTCCTGTAGCAAAAACGATCGTGCCCGGAATGAGGCAGGCCTGGGCACGATTTGCCAAAGGAAGGTTATATGATGTTCCCGTTCAGCTAGGATGGTTGCAGAAACCCTTAAAGGAAAATCAATTGAACCGGAACCGGTTCTTGATTTAA